The DNA window CCGATAAGAACATGAAGGGTTTCTCAGCAGGGGGTGGGATGATGGGGAGGGAGGACAGGGAGGGAGGGAGGGAGGGAGGGGCAATGGGGTGGGATGGAGGACGCCTCAGTCGGAAAACGGCAAAGTGAACGCGTCGGGGTGATCCAGCGGATACGGTAACAATCGCGGTGATCGCCGGCCATCCGTTCCGGTCACGATAAGATCACCTCTCGCGAATCGCCGGAGTGCCACGGTTCGCGTTCTCCGCAGCGGACGTTGAATCAGCGGACGTTGAATCACCGGGCATTTGTTCCTGCGGCTTCACAATGAGCCCCCAATTGTGCAACATTCCAAATCGGTCGCTGCGAGTTGCGCTGATCGTTAGCTGCCACACCCCCTTAATACTTTGGCCATTAAAATGGCCCAGACTGGGTTGACGCTTCAGCAATCCTTCCGGCAAGAAAGTCCCCTTGAACGGCGGCCTTGCCTTCGTGATGGGGTATCGCCCTTGATCATCAAAAACCGTTTGGTCGAAATGGTCATCATGGCCCCCCACCTCCGTAAAGAGTTCAATTCGTTGACCATCGGGTCCGGTCAGGAAAGCATCAAGCTGGCCCGTCGACGTATGGCTGATGGAAAGTGTGATGTTCAAATCGCCGATGAGGTAGTCTTCGTCGACTACGATTTCGGAAAGAACCGCCTTCTTTGGCGGCAGCACTTCCGCGTTGTTATTCACGTAGCTGCCCCCAACCATCGCTTTGGACTGGATCACTTCTGAGACCGTCAACAACCCATCACGGTTGGTATCAAGCGACGCAAATTCCTCGACCTGATCCGCGGTCCACTCGTCCGTGAATTCCGCCATGGCGACCTGCTCGTCCCGATTGGCGTCGCGCTCGTAGAACCAAGCGGGCAAGCCTTCGGCCGTTTCGCCTGCTTCGTCTTGCATTTCGAGCAGGAACGTCGTCAATTCATCGCGAGACAATTCGCCGTCGCGATCGACATCCATTCGGCCCATCGGGATACCGATGCGTGCCGCTTCGTTTGCATCGAGCCGACCGTTCTTGTTGGAATCGAATCGGCCTAAAATCGTCGCGGTCAGGTAGTATCGGCTGCCGCCGCGCCACCACTGCGAATCATCTCGTCCCTGGCGTTCCGCTGGTTTGGACGGTTCGATCCCGTTACCGGTGCGACGTGCTTTTTGGATCAATTCATCGGAGTCCCCCGACAGTAGCCGGCGGCGCGCGTAACGTTGCGCGAGCTCCAACCGGCTCAACCGATCATCTTGGTCGATATCTTCGTCAAAAGGATCGCGGTGCGTCCACGTTGCTCGTCTGGCTTCCGATCGATCGATATACCCATCTCGATTGCGATCGTGACGTCGGATCGTTTGATCGGCTTCATCGAGGTCATCTTGAATGTAAGGATACTTGACTTCGGGCAAACCAAACTCCGGTACAAGCGGCTGATCGGGATCGGGGCCGAACGGCATGACGCTACGATTGTCCTCGGGGACAATCTTTTTTCCCACCACACCGTTTTGAAACGCATGATAGATCCGTGCCGCTTCTTGCCACTTATCGATCCCATTGGGTCGGTCCAGCGAGAGTCGCCGTGATTTCGCAATCCTCTCGAGATAGGGACGGGCGAGTGGGGTGATCTCAGCGGGATCGATTTCACCATTTCCGTTCCTATCGAGCCGCTCAAGCGAATCACGCAAACCCGACTGGCCGAAGCAATTGCTGCACCAACCACTGACACCCAAAAGCAGCAAGGGAAGGACTGCGAACTTGAACGGAACACCCATTTCGTTGATATCCCTTGGCCCCATCTCAATCCCCTCGCTTAGCGGTCGGTTCGACTACGTTGATAGGAATTTCCCGACGAACGAGATGTCGAACGGTCATTGCGGGAACGCTCCTCTCCGAGC is part of the Novipirellula artificiosorum genome and encodes:
- a CDS encoding proprotein convertase P-domain-containing protein, translating into MGVPFKFAVLPLLLLGVSGWCSNCFGQSGLRDSLERLDRNGNGEIDPAEITPLARPYLERIAKSRRLSLDRPNGIDKWQEAARIYHAFQNGVVGKKIVPEDNRSVMPFGPDPDQPLVPEFGLPEVKYPYIQDDLDEADQTIRRHDRNRDGYIDRSEARRATWTHRDPFDEDIDQDDRLSRLELAQRYARRRLLSGDSDELIQKARRTGNGIEPSKPAERQGRDDSQWWRGGSRYYLTATILGRFDSNKNGRLDANEAARIGIPMGRMDVDRDGELSRDELTTFLLEMQDEAGETAEGLPAWFYERDANRDEQVAMAEFTDEWTADQVEEFASLDTNRDGLLTVSEVIQSKAMVGGSYVNNNAEVLPPKKAVLSEIVVDEDYLIGDLNITLSISHTSTGQLDAFLTGPDGQRIELFTEVGGHDDHFDQTVFDDQGRYPITKARPPFKGTFLPEGLLKRQPSLGHFNGQSIKGVWQLTISATRSDRFGMLHNWGLIVKPQEQMPGDSTSADSTSAAENANRGTPAIRER